The segment TATCGTATTCTTACTTCTACTTTGTTGCCAGTAGGGGCCTAATAATTGAAATTGAATTTCAGGATATTTGGACTTCACTATTTTAGCAGCTTCAATAAAATCTCGGACTCCTTTATCTGCTATTAGACGACTCACCATGAGAAAGCTAAAGCCATTCTTTGTTTTAAGTCTCGGATAATAATAATCCGTATCTACACCACTCCCTGGGAGAAGCTTGGCTTGGTCACTTCTCACAAACTTATTCTTTATAAAGAAATCAAAATCATCTTGATTTTGAAAAAAGACCCGTTGGTTTTTAAGAAATACAAATTTATAGGCCAAACGGATTAGAAGATATATAAATCCTTTGTCTGTAGTCAAAGGTCCAGTGCCTGTAACATTGCTCACAATAGGGATTCCTAAACATCGAGCTGCCAGACTACCAAAGATATTGGGGCGAATGGTAAATGAAAAAATGACATCAGGTTGTATCTTTTTTATCTCTACAATAAGTCTATAAAAAAATTGAATGGCTTTCAAAGGATTCAAAACGACTGTCCCTACGGGACGACAGATAAAGCCTTCCTTCTCAAGAACTCCATTATCGTCTTTTTCAGCTTTGGACAGAATGTAAACTTCATATCCTTTATTCTTAAAATGTCGCAAAATCTCCATACGCAGCGAGAGCACGGTATAATAGGTATTTTCAAGAATGATGATTTTCAGCTTTTTAGCCACGAATTCACAAAATATTATTAAGGCATAGAGGTCGCAAAGAAAAAAATCCTTTTCAAATATTGATTAGATTATTTTTAACTTGCTTTTCTAACCGTTCGCTGCTCTATTCGTTTTTCAAATTTTTCACCTTGGAAAATTCTATGAACGTAAATCCCAGGAGTGTGTATCTGATTAGGGTCTAATTCTCCTGCGGGCACTAATTCTTCCACCTCTGCTATGGTAATCTTGCCTCCTATAGCCATGGCAGGATTAAAATTTCTGGCAGTAGACTTATAAATTAAATTACCCATAGTATCTCCTTTCCAGGCCTTGACAATAGCGAACTCTGCTTCAAAAGCATATTCTAGTAAATATTCCTTACCATTGAATACTCGCGTCTCTTTTCCCTCAGCCACCTCTGTGCCTACTCCAGCAGGAGTCCATACAGCAGGCATGCCGTAGCCGGCTGCCATGCATCGAGTAGCTAAGGTGCCTTGTGGAATAAGCTCTACCTCTAACTCTCCCGACAGCATTTGCCGCTCAAACTCTGCATTTTCTCCCACATAACTAGATATCATTTTTTTTATCTGCTTGGTTTGTAAAAGTAGCCCTAGTCCGAAATCATCTACACCCGCATTATTGGATATACAAGTCAAATTTTTCGTACCCTTTCTCACCAAAGCAGCAATTGAATTCTCTGGTATACCGCATAAACCGAACCCTCCTAACATCAGAGTCATACCATCTTGAATTCCCGCTAGAGCTTCATCTGCTGTTTTATATACTTTATTAAATCCCATGATTAGGTTATTTGAAACAGAGCAAAAATAGAGAAATTAGATTTTGAGTATTGAATATTCTTAACTTTATAGTTATTATGTTTAAACTTTACTAGACATAAAATATCTTAGGATTGTGAATAGAGGATAAGTATTTAGTCCATATATTCACTCAATGAGTATTTTTGCTGATATGCCTAGAATCCTGTTTTTAATTTTTGTCTCATTCATGTCTGCCTCCATACTCATTGGTCAACAAGTGGTATTCACTAAATCGGATACACTCTGGGCTTTGAAAACCATGAATAGGTTAAATACGAAAGAAAAAATAGCCCAGCTATTCATGACAGAGGTCTATCCAAAACCTGAAAACAAAGACAACAAGAAAAAAGTATTGCAACTGATTAAAAAAAATAAAGTCGGAGGTCTAATCTGTATGAAGGGTGACTATGGTCTCACTGGCGAATGGCTTCGAGAGTTTCAGAAAACAAGTGATGTTCCTCTTTTAGTATCTATAGATGGTGAATGGGGCATCAATATGCGTATAGCGAATACTACAAAATTTCCTTATCAATTGACCATGGGGGCATTGGCGAATGATAGCCTAATTTATGAAATGGGACGGGCAATAGCTAGAGATTGTCGCAGATTGGGAATTCATGTAAACTTCGCTCCAGTAGTCGATATAAATATCAATCCTAATAATCCGGTAATTAATTATAGGTCCTTCGGTGAAAATAAATTAAAAGTGGCAAATAAGGCACTTAACTACGCCCTAGGTATGCAGTCAGAAAATGTTATGGCTTGTGCTAAGCATTTTCCAGGACACGGTGACACTGATGTGGATAGTCATCACGATATTCCTGTAATAAATAAATCAAAAGAAAAATTAGAAGATATAGAGCTCTTCCCTTTTATAAGAATGGCAGAAGAGAATGTATGGGGGACCATGATTGCCCATCTTAAAGTACCTAGTCTCGATTCAGTTAATACTGCCTCTTTATCCTACGATGTCGTCACCAAGTTGCTAAAACAAGATTTGGGATTTCAAGGTTTGGTATACACAGATGCACTCAATATGGGCGGAGCTACTAAGAGTTCAGAGCCGGGATCTCTAGAGCTAGAGGCTTATATAGCAGGAAATGATATTTTGCTCATGTCGCAAAATATTGAATCTGGAATAGAAAAAATCTATCAACACATCATGTTGAGTTCGAATTCTAAAACAGAACAAGATTTAAATAATCGGGTATTTAAAATTCTCTTATTCAAGCATAGACTAAAAACGGAACAAATATTAGCTACTGAAAATGCACCCGATGAGTCTTATAATAAAAGTCTAAGAGATAGAATCTATCAAGATGCCCTTACTTTTGTATCACAAGAGAAGACAATTGAATCCCTAATACTAGATAAATCACGTTCTGCTTTACTCATTTCATTCTCTGATAAGTCTACTAATTTTGCTCATATGATGCAAGGATTTAAGGAGATGGCTCAAATACGATTATCCAAAAATTCTTCAGACAAAGAGTATACCAGTGTATTGGAAGCCACAAAAAATTATGAGCAGGTTTTTATAGCTTACCATGACTTATCACAACATAGCGCCAATAATTTTGGATTGACAAATCGTCAAATCAACTTCATAGAAAGTGTAAGCAATTTGCCAAACATTACACATATATTATTTGGCAATCCTTATGCATTAAAGTATTTTCAAAAGGCCAAAAATGTACTTATCACCTATGAAGATAATGAGATTGTTCAGATAGTTGCATTTAAAAAATTATATTTAAACGAAAAGTTTTTAGGGAAACTACCTGTTTCTGTTGGTGTGTTTCCTGAAGGCAGCCAATATCTCATTTCTCAAAAAACGCTACCCAAACAAGAAGATATAGCCGCTGATACTGCTTTTATAGATGAAGCATATCTTACACAGATAAGTAAAGCCGATGCCTTAGCCAGAATAGAAACGCTCTGTATGGAAATTCAAAATAAAGGTGTAGCTCCTGGTGGGCAGCTTTATGTCATGCATAAAGGTAAAGAAATTTATAAAAAATCATTTGGAAAGCACACATATGCCACTCAATCTAGAGAGGTAAAAAACTCAGATATTTACGATCTGGCTTCGGTCTCTAAAATTATTGGGACAACACTCGCATTAATGAAAATGAACGATGCAGGTATGATTTCAATTACTGATAGAGTAGGCGACTATTTAACCCTTGGAGAATTTAATACAGTTTCTAATGTAACATTAGCTCAGCTCCTGACCCATGAAGCTGGGTTAACCCCGTTCATACCATTTTTCGAGCGATTTAATGATAGCAATTTTTTCAATTATTTCAGGACAAATTCAGAGGCCAACTTTACCACAAAAGTAGCCAATGACCTTTATGTTAGAGACGACTACAAAGATAGCATGTGGTATGAAACAACACATCGAGAGCGTAAGGGCGAAGGACGATATAAATACTCTGACCTCAGCATGTACATACTGCAAAAGATAGTAGAGACCGCTTCAGGGTTATCCCTTGACCAATATTTATACACCCAGATATATAGACCTATGGGGCTTGAATTGTGTTATAATCCAACGGAAAAAATAAAACTTGAGCGAATTGTCCCTACGGAATATGACTTTAAATTTAGGCTTCAACAAATCCATGGCTATGTCCATGATCAAGGGTGTGCACTATATGGTGGGGTTTGTGGTCACGCCGGGTTATTTGGGAAAGCAGAAGATGTAGGCAAAATTATGCAAATGCTACTTGATGGTGGTCGGTACAAAGGTAAACAATATATAAAACCTGAAACTATAGCACTTTTTACAAGCCAACAAAATCCAAATTCTAGACGTGGATTGGGCTTTGACAAGCCTAGTGTTGACAATTTAGGTTCTAGTCCTACCTCACCACTATGTTCTTTTGCTACTTTTGGGCACACTGGATTTACGGGTACATGTGCATGGGCAGATCCTTTTAACGAGCTCGTATTCGTTTTTCTTTCCAATAGGATTTATCCAGATGCTAATAATAAAAAACTAGCAAGAGGAAAATATAGAGAGCGATTGCAATCCTTGTTTTATCTTTATACTAAAGAATAATTTCTATCAAATAATAAAAAACAAATATAGTGAAAGTAGAACCTGGAAGTTTATTGATAAGCTATCCTTTTTTAGAAGATGATTATTTTTATCGTTCTGTTATTTGTATGATAGAGCACAATGGTGAAGGATCATTTGGCCTAATAATCAATAAAAAAATGCCCTATAAAATTGGGGAGTTAGTTCCTATTTTATCTCATTTAGATAATCATATCTATATGGGTGGTCCAGTTGATACTCAGTCACTTTTCTTCTTACATCCCTACCCAGATCTCAAGGACACTATGAAAGTTGCAGAAGGGCTTTACATGAATGGGGATATCCAAGAATTGAAAGATATGATAGAGTTGGATTTTGCACAAGGGCAGGAAATCCGATTTTATCTGGGCTATTCTGGATGGTCTGTAAATCAGTTACAAGGAGAAATCGACGAGAAGTCTTGGCTAATAGGACCCTCGAATCCTGGGCTAGTATATGATGACAGCCTAGATGATATCATATGGAGAAAAGCTGTAGAACAACTCGGGGATGAGTACAAAGACTTGGCTAAATTTCCTATAGACCCTCAGATGAATTAAAGTATTCGCTATCCCTTTAACTAGTTTTTCTATTGATTTCTAGCTATTTCGATTATCTTTGTAGATGGTAAACTATTCATTTGCCACTATGTATGAAATATTTAAGGTATAATTAAAATCAGTGTGAATTGAAATCATTTTTGCGATTGATTTTTACTGGATTCTTATTTGTTTCCACTCAAATTTCAGAGTTGAGGGCAGATCATTTCATTGGTGGTCAATTAAGCTATGAAACGGTAGATTTGGATTCACTAAGAGGCGTTTTTCAAGTAACCTTAAGAGTCGAAAGATTATGTAACTCGTCCAGCACCTTCTTCCCAGAGTACTTAATTAAAGTATTAGAATACAATACAAAACCAAGCCCAAATTATTCCTTAAGTGTATATAATGCCAAGCTTTTTGACTCTAGCTATATATACTATCCTTGTACTCCAACCAATAGTGCATGTACTGGTTCTAGTGGGCAGATAATAGAAGTTAGATATTATAGAGTTCAGATTGTGGTGCAGAATACAAACAAAGAGTGTGTTGTGTTTTTTGATGAAAATTCAAGAAGTTTTGGCGACAACATAGACCAGATAATTAGTGAACCATTAGTATTGTATACTTCCTTTGTTCCGCGATATCAGAATTCGCAATTCAAATTTAATGAGTCAAAGCGTCACTTTCCTCTGAAAAATAAGCTTTCAGAAATCGAATATACTTTATCAGACACTGAAGGAGATAGCATATCCTATAGTACTTCTCTTCCATTTAAGGCCTTGAATTATACCATCTCAGGACCAACTATGAATTATTCTTTATTAAAATCTCAAGCTAAAGCTGGGCTAAACGACAAAAGACCATTTTATATGCAAGAGACAACCCTAATAAACACACCAAACACGATTCAGTTTACGCCTTCTGTAGAACAAAACTCATGGTTAACGATAGTCAAATCAGAATTTAGAAAAATAAATCTAGGTATAAAAGATACATGGATTTGTATTAGTAAATCGAACATGGATAGGTTATTCACGATGTTTGATATAAATACTCAATTTCATTTAAAAGAAATTAATTCATTGTCAAGTGCTGTAAAAATTACCAACCATGATATAACTATTTGTAATGATGGCAAGCAGCATCCAATTAACTTTTCATTTCCTATAGAATCTGGAATTCAAACGAATAAGTTCAAAGTTTTTCAAGGACTAACTGATATTAGCACTCAAGTCTCTGCTGTAAGAAAAACTGGTACAGGTGGCGTTGACACATTAATATTAACCTATAATAGCCTATTTACAGGAACAAATGACCTGATAACAAATCTTCGTTTTGACTTTGATTTATGTCATACTTCAAGTGGTATAGGATTTGACAGGAGTTTTCGTGTTGGCCTACATGTTTTCAATTATAAGATTTTTGAAAAAGACACCATTCTTTCCTGTGCTTCAATACTCTCGGTGCCCACATTGCATCACAAGCCTTTGCTAATAAACTGGGGGACTTATTCTTCTAGCGCTAAAACAATAACGATCAATAACCCTAAAGATACTTGGTTAGTAGCACAATTGCAAACCCCTCACTCACTCTGTCCGACTAAAGATTCTATTTATATCAATCAAGGTTCCATTTTTACTTTAACTACGATTGGCTACTCACCTAGCTGCAAAGGCTATGCTGATGCTGCCGCCAAGGTATCTGTCACAGGGACCAATGGTCCATTTACCTTTAGATGGAGTAATAGCTCTACTTTCGATAGCATTACCAGCATTCCAGCGGGCAAGCATAGCGTTGAAGTTAAAGACAAGGATAACTGTAAACAAACAGATACGATAAATATAGCTGAGCCTGCAGGAATTACAGCACATTGGGTGGTAGATAGCCCTATTACTTGCTATAAAGGGAGTAATGGTCGGGGGCATATCCAAGTGACTTCGAATATCAAGCCCAGCCAATATTTGTGGACAACAGTAATATCAGCAGATTCATTTTTAATGAATCTTTCTGCAGGTGCATATGAAGGTCAATATAAATATACCAACTTGTCGAATATAATTTGTGACCAAGCCTACAGTTTCGTTATTGATGAGCCTGATAGCATTTACCTCCACATTGTTACTACAGATAATACTTGTTTTGGTGAGGCAAAAGGCAAGATAGCGGTCCTGCCTGTCGGAGGACACGGTGATTTTCTTTTCTATTTTGACCATGTAGAAACCAGTGTTGGTTATAAAGATAGACTAGCAAATGGCACGGTCAATGTATATGCTAAAGATGTTAAAAACTGCATATCTTCAATACATCCTGTAACTATAAAAAGTCCTGATAGACTAAAATACAATATTATCGCTAATAATCCGAGTTGTGCAGGTGTGTCTAATGGTTCTATAGCTATTCATCACCCCGAAGGTGGCTTATCGCCCTACGTTTTCTCATTAAACCTTGGAGACTTTTCAAGCAATACTAACTTTACCGACTTAGGTGCAGGTCCATATACTCTAAAAATGCGCGATGCCAATAATTGTACCTTTGTTCAAAGCTTTCCTTTAAGCAATAGTTATACATTGAATGCTAAGCCTGATTTAATAGAAGATTCTAGGTGTCCACGTTCTAATACTGGTAAAATTCATTTAGATATTTCTAATGGTTTCAGTCCATTCAAGGTTTACTATAAGTCCGATTCCAGCATTACGACGAGTACCGTGTTGCATTTAGATAATTTGAGTAAAGGGAACTACCCAATTCGAATTGTAGACAAGAATGGGTGCAATTGGCTTTCTCAATATCAAA is part of the Chitinophagales bacterium genome and harbors:
- a CDS encoding gliding motility-associated C-terminal domain-containing protein encodes the protein MKSFLRLIFTGFLFVSTQISELRADHFIGGQLSYETVDLDSLRGVFQVTLRVERLCNSSSTFFPEYLIKVLEYNTKPSPNYSLSVYNAKLFDSSYIYYPCTPTNSACTGSSGQIIEVRYYRVQIVVQNTNKECVVFFDENSRSFGDNIDQIISEPLVLYTSFVPRYQNSQFKFNESKRHFPLKNKLSEIEYTLSDTEGDSISYSTSLPFKALNYTISGPTMNYSLLKSQAKAGLNDKRPFYMQETTLINTPNTIQFTPSVEQNSWLTIVKSEFRKINLGIKDTWICISKSNMDRLFTMFDINTQFHLKEINSLSSAVKITNHDITICNDGKQHPINFSFPIESGIQTNKFKVFQGLTDISTQVSAVRKTGTGGVDTLILTYNSLFTGTNDLITNLRFDFDLCHTSSGIGFDRSFRVGLHVFNYKIFEKDTILSCASILSVPTLHHKPLLINWGTYSSSAKTITINNPKDTWLVAQLQTPHSLCPTKDSIYINQGSIFTLTTIGYSPSCKGYADAAAKVSVTGTNGPFTFRWSNSSTFDSITSIPAGKHSVEVKDKDNCKQTDTINIAEPAGITAHWVVDSPITCYKGSNGRGHIQVTSNIKPSQYLWTTVISADSFLMNLSAGAYEGQYKYTNLSNIICDQAYSFVIDEPDSIYLHIVTTDNTCFGEAKGKIAVLPVGGHGDFLFYFDHVETSVGYKDRLANGTVNVYAKDVKNCISSIHPVTIKSPDRLKYNIIANNPSCAGVSNGSIAIHHPEGGLSPYVFSLNLGDFSSNTNFTDLGAGPYTLKMRDANNCTFVQSFPLSNSYTLNAKPDLIEDSRCPRSNTGKIHLDISNGFSPFKVYYKSDSSITTSTVLHLDNLSKGNYPIRIVDKNGCNWLSQYQINEPDTIKLHSILNHESCYGFKNGSIVASIVSGGNLPYGVMKWYDENNALLPFSQSLKPGIYYLRFNDQKNCSYEYTFQIKGKPQLKANLEVSQTINCHGYANGKIKSNTIGGSPPYSYQWRNYNQSLNSDLNNLPAGKYFISITDADNCSISDSIEISQPNPITLESLKIKNTDCPNSTNGGITVLSLGSNGSNANLTYALKNKTDFSLSKTFTNLAKDNYTIIVKDSVGCQKEFESEVKVDKSLEVQLAPSQSMEIGHEYQINPKIVLGENTLSEDITGYDWNPKYGLSCTDCLSPKFIATKTEIFTIEVQYGKACKSSASTLIEVSKPEDVFIPNSFSPNGDNKNDIWYIHGKNVIGFEVHVYNRVGELVYSSSDINKGWDGTYRGTKENTNTYKYIVKVNYTDKSQRLYEGSLNLFR
- a CDS encoding serine hydrolase, which translates into the protein MSASILIGQQVVFTKSDTLWALKTMNRLNTKEKIAQLFMTEVYPKPENKDNKKKVLQLIKKNKVGGLICMKGDYGLTGEWLREFQKTSDVPLLVSIDGEWGINMRIANTTKFPYQLTMGALANDSLIYEMGRAIARDCRRLGIHVNFAPVVDININPNNPVINYRSFGENKLKVANKALNYALGMQSENVMACAKHFPGHGDTDVDSHHDIPVINKSKEKLEDIELFPFIRMAEENVWGTMIAHLKVPSLDSVNTASLSYDVVTKLLKQDLGFQGLVYTDALNMGGATKSSEPGSLELEAYIAGNDILLMSQNIESGIEKIYQHIMLSSNSKTEQDLNNRVFKILLFKHRLKTEQILATENAPDESYNKSLRDRIYQDALTFVSQEKTIESLILDKSRSALLISFSDKSTNFAHMMQGFKEMAQIRLSKNSSDKEYTSVLEATKNYEQVFIAYHDLSQHSANNFGLTNRQINFIESVSNLPNITHILFGNPYALKYFQKAKNVLITYEDNEIVQIVAFKKLYLNEKFLGKLPVSVGVFPEGSQYLISQKTLPKQEDIAADTAFIDEAYLTQISKADALARIETLCMEIQNKGVAPGGQLYVMHKGKEIYKKSFGKHTYATQSREVKNSDIYDLASVSKIIGTTLALMKMNDAGMISITDRVGDYLTLGEFNTVSNVTLAQLLTHEAGLTPFIPFFERFNDSNFFNYFRTNSEANFTTKVANDLYVRDDYKDSMWYETTHRERKGEGRYKYSDLSMYILQKIVETASGLSLDQYLYTQIYRPMGLELCYNPTEKIKLERIVPTEYDFKFRLQQIHGYVHDQGCALYGGVCGHAGLFGKAEDVGKIMQMLLDGGRYKGKQYIKPETIALFTSQQNPNSRRGLGFDKPSVDNLGSSPTSPLCSFATFGHTGFTGTCAWADPFNELVFVFLSNRIYPDANNKKLARGKYRERLQSLFYLYTKE
- a CDS encoding YqgE/AlgH family protein, whose product is MKVEPGSLLISYPFLEDDYFYRSVICMIEHNGEGSFGLIINKKMPYKIGELVPILSHLDNHIYMGGPVDTQSLFFLHPYPDLKDTMKVAEGLYMNGDIQELKDMIELDFAQGQEIRFYLGYSGWSVNQLQGEIDEKSWLIGPSNPGLVYDDSLDDIIWRKAVEQLGDEYKDLAKFPIDPQMN
- a CDS encoding CoA transferase subunit A, translated to MGFNKVYKTADEALAGIQDGMTLMLGGFGLCGIPENSIAALVRKGTKNLTCISNNAGVDDFGLGLLLQTKQIKKMISSYVGENAEFERQMLSGELEVELIPQGTLATRCMAAGYGMPAVWTPAGVGTEVAEGKETRVFNGKEYLLEYAFEAEFAIVKAWKGDTMGNLIYKSTARNFNPAMAIGGKITIAEVEELVPAGELDPNQIHTPGIYVHRIFQGEKFEKRIEQRTVRKAS
- a CDS encoding glycosyltransferase family 4 protein translates to MAKKLKIIILENTYYTVLSLRMEILRHFKNKGYEVYILSKAEKDDNGVLEKEGFICRPVGTVVLNPLKAIQFFYRLIVEIKKIQPDVIFSFTIRPNIFGSLAARCLGIPIVSNVTGTGPLTTDKGFIYLLIRLAYKFVFLKNQRVFFQNQDDFDFFIKNKFVRSDQAKLLPGSGVDTDYYYPRLKTKNGFSFLMVSRLIADKGVRDFIEAAKIVKSKYPEIQFQLLGPYWQQSRSKNTISEVEVKTWEKEGLINYLGYTLDVRPYMAEADAIVLPSYREGCANVLMQGASMAKPLIATNVTGCKNLIVDGISGYLSEVRNPHALADSMMKLYALTENQRIAMGQKGREKMIREYQKSVVLGAYEMEVE